A portion of the Segatella copri DSM 18205 genome contains these proteins:
- a CDS encoding chromate transporter, protein MLVKFFLTCNKIGAFTLGGGYAMIPIMEQEFVDKNQWMNKQEFMDIMVVAQTTPGIFAIDMASHIGYKLKGVWGGIVGAIGIALPSIIAILIIAMFFQHFKDNYWVGKFFMGVRPAVVALIAAPCFKMAKTANINRYNIWIPVVSCLLIAAFGISPIYIIIAAGVLGWLYGKVKK, encoded by the coding sequence ATGTTAGTAAAATTTTTCCTCACGTGCAATAAAATCGGGGCTTTCACGCTAGGTGGAGGCTACGCCATGATACCGATCATGGAACAGGAATTTGTAGACAAGAACCAGTGGATGAACAAACAGGAATTCATGGATATCATGGTAGTGGCTCAGACCACTCCGGGCATCTTCGCCATCGACATGGCGAGTCATATCGGCTATAAGCTGAAGGGAGTCTGGGGAGGCATTGTGGGTGCCATTGGCATAGCCCTTCCTTCTATCATCGCCATTCTCATCATCGCCATGTTCTTCCAGCATTTCAAGGACAATTATTGGGTGGGTAAGTTCTTCATGGGTGTGCGCCCTGCCGTGGTAGCGCTCATTGCTGCGCCTTGCTTCAAGATGGCAAAGACGGCAAACATCAACCGCTACAACATCTGGATTCCCGTTGTTAGCTGTCTGCTGATTGCAGCTTTCGGTATCTCCCCTATCTACATCATCATCGCAGCCGGTGTGCTGGGATGGCTTTATGGAAAGGTAAAAAAGTAA
- a CDS encoding chromate transporter yields MLFLKLFLIFTKIGTFNFGGGYAMLSLIHNETVVKNHWLTNAEFTDIVAISQSTPGPIGINCATYVGYTACLHDGYPTWAACLGSVLASLSIMWLPFIIMILISRYLITHKDSKIVKDIFAGLRPAIIGLIAAAAVLLMNKENFGSPTDNPFVFGASIVLFLAAFYFTKFRKTNPILLLFICGIIGMVIF; encoded by the coding sequence ATGCTATTTCTAAAGTTATTTCTGATATTTACCAAGATTGGTACATTTAATTTTGGTGGCGGATATGCGATGCTTTCGCTCATCCATAACGAGACGGTAGTGAAGAACCATTGGCTTACCAATGCTGAGTTTACGGATATTGTGGCTATCAGCCAGTCTACACCGGGACCTATCGGCATCAACTGTGCCACCTACGTAGGTTATACCGCCTGCCTTCACGACGGCTATCCTACCTGGGCAGCCTGTCTGGGTTCGGTATTGGCTTCGCTCTCCATCATGTGGCTGCCTTTCATCATCATGATTCTCATCAGCCGCTATCTGATTACGCACAAGGATTCTAAAATCGTAAAGGATATCTTTGCGGGACTCCGCCCTGCCATCATCGGACTGATAGCTGCTGCCGCTGTTCTCCTGATGAATAAAGAGAACTTCGGATCACCAACCGACAATCCGTTTGTCTTCGGAGCAAGCATCGTGCTGTTTCTGGCTGCTTTCTACTTCACTAAATTCAGAAAGACCAACCCTATCCTGCTGCTTTTCATCTGCGGTATCATCGGAATGGTTATCTTCTAA
- a CDS encoding ATP-binding cassette domain-containing protein, with protein MEKIQLHSVLPQVFAQRNDLDSEIWKQDVTFEKGHLYLIEAESGSGKSTFCSYVLGYRHDYSGSVMFDNDVTANYKVKDWVEMRKKHISHLFQELRLFPELTALENVEIKNKITGFKTREQILKWFDMLGIADKVDAQIGRMSFGQQQRVAMMRALCQPFDFILADEPISHLDDNNSRIMADIMMTEAKEQGAGVIVTSIGKHMDLPYEHVFKL; from the coding sequence GTGGAAAAGATTCAGCTTCATTCCGTTCTCCCACAGGTTTTTGCTCAGCGCAACGACCTGGATTCGGAGATATGGAAGCAGGATGTTACCTTCGAGAAAGGTCATCTTTATCTTATCGAGGCAGAGAGTGGCAGCGGAAAGAGTACTTTCTGCAGCTATGTGCTCGGCTATCGTCACGACTACAGCGGAAGCGTGATGTTCGATAATGATGTTACCGCCAACTACAAGGTGAAAGACTGGGTAGAGATGCGCAAAAAGCACATCAGCCATCTCTTTCAGGAACTCCGTCTCTTCCCTGAGCTTACTGCCCTGGAGAATGTAGAAATTAAGAACAAAATAACCGGATTCAAGACGCGTGAGCAGATTCTTAAATGGTTTGATATGCTCGGTATTGCTGATAAGGTAGATGCCCAAATCGGCAGAATGTCGTTCGGACAGCAGCAGCGTGTGGCAATGATGCGTGCGCTCTGTCAGCCTTTTGACTTCATTCTGGCTGATGAGCCTATCAGTCACCTAGACGACAACAATTCGCGCATCATGGCAGATATCATGATGACCGAAGCGAAGGAGCAGGGGGCTGGCGTCATCGTAACCAGTATCGGTAAGCACATGGACTTGCCCTACGAGCACGTGTTTAAACTTTAG
- a CDS encoding UvrB/UvrC motif-containing protein: protein MMLYKLKLAACFGIPEAFGTCIISLVDESEKRALSIMTNEYVAEQLKACNSKTSDFKNDVISVLWTLFDRLNVDDFYLEFDATPERGVFATLVNKITNERMSIKTDQAVLLSVAADIEMYTTELVIKEISTPFNKNDMSSTSCAVPISALPDQMLEKALDSAINEEDYETASAIRDEIERRKGKKSE, encoded by the coding sequence ATGATGTTGTACAAACTTAAACTCGCTGCCTGCTTTGGCATTCCGGAAGCTTTCGGGACATGTATTATTAGTTTGGTAGACGAATCCGAAAAAAGAGCTTTGTCTATTATGACTAATGAATATGTAGCAGAGCAGCTGAAGGCATGTAATTCGAAAACTTCTGATTTTAAAAATGATGTGATCTCTGTACTTTGGACACTATTTGACAGGCTCAATGTAGACGATTTCTATCTCGAATTCGATGCTACGCCAGAGAGGGGAGTATTTGCTACTCTTGTGAACAAAATCACAAATGAACGTATGAGCATCAAGACTGACCAGGCTGTGTTGTTGTCTGTGGCTGCGGATATAGAAATGTATACAACAGAGCTGGTTATAAAGGAAATTTCTACTCCTTTTAATAAAAATGATATGAGTTCGACTTCTTGTGCGGTACCTATTTCGGCTTTGCCAGACCAGATGCTCGAAAAAGCATTGGATAGTGCCATTAATGAAGAAGATTACGAAACAGCCTCAGCCATTCGTGATGAGATAGAGCGCCGCAAAGGCAAAAAAAGTGAATAA
- a CDS encoding FtsX-like permease family protein, with amino-acid sequence MNLVWKLLRQHISIPQFAGFAFANLFGMLIVLFGFQFYKDVLPVFTQEDSFMKADYLIMSKKIGMGNTISGRSNTFSGSEIDEIGDQKFVKKIGKFTSTEYKVDAQMGVNGVNVLNSELFFESVPDGFVDVPLKDWKYTPGTQEVPIILPRTYINMYNFGFAQSHSLPKISDGLMGMIDFNIQIQAGGKKEQFKGKVIGFSSRLNTILVPQAFMDWSNQEFAPNQKSDPNRLIVEVGNPGDENITKYLDDNGYEVETDKLDAEKTTYFLRMMVSMVMIIGLVISVLSFYILMLSIYLLVQKNSSKLENLLLIGYSPNNVAKPYQVLTIALNIVVLIIAWIILFFLRDYYMGFIETLFPDIDEGTMLPAIALGLLLFLIVSILNIVAIRRKVMSIWQRKE; translated from the coding sequence ATGAATCTCGTTTGGAAATTATTGCGTCAGCATATCAGCATACCTCAGTTTGCGGGCTTTGCCTTCGCCAATCTCTTCGGTATGCTCATCGTTCTTTTCGGCTTTCAGTTTTATAAAGACGTGCTGCCTGTCTTTACTCAGGAAGACAGTTTCATGAAAGCCGACTACCTCATCATGAGCAAGAAGATAGGTATGGGAAATACCATCAGCGGCCGTTCCAATACCTTCTCGGGTTCTGAAATCGATGAAATCGGCGACCAGAAGTTTGTAAAGAAGATAGGAAAATTCACCTCTACTGAATATAAGGTAGATGCACAGATGGGTGTAAACGGCGTGAACGTTCTGAACAGCGAACTCTTCTTCGAGAGTGTGCCTGACGGTTTTGTTGATGTGCCACTCAAGGACTGGAAATATACGCCGGGAACTCAGGAGGTGCCAATCATCCTCCCGCGTACCTATATTAATATGTATAACTTCGGTTTCGCCCAGAGTCATTCGCTCCCTAAAATCAGCGATGGACTGATGGGCATGATCGATTTCAATATCCAGATTCAGGCTGGTGGCAAGAAAGAGCAGTTTAAGGGAAAGGTAATCGGTTTCTCTTCGCGACTCAACACCATCCTCGTTCCACAGGCATTCATGGACTGGAGCAACCAGGAATTCGCTCCAAACCAGAAGAGCGATCCTAACCGCCTCATCGTAGAGGTAGGCAATCCGGGAGACGAGAACATCACCAAATACCTGGATGATAATGGTTATGAGGTAGAGACAGACAAGCTGGATGCAGAGAAGACTACCTATTTCCTTCGCATGATGGTATCGATGGTGATGATTATCGGTTTGGTTATCTCCGTTTTGAGCTTCTACATTCTGATGCTCAGCATCTATCTGCTGGTTCAGAAGAATTCTTCTAAGTTGGAGAATCTTCTTCTGATAGGTTACAGTCCGAACAATGTAGCAAAGCCATATCAGGTGCTCACCATTGCGCTTAACATCGTGGTACTCATCATCGCGTGGATCATCCTCTTCTTCCTCCGCGATTACTACATGGGCTTCATCGAAACCCTCTTCCCTGATATCGATGAGGGCACCATGCTTCCAGCCATCGCTCTAGGTCTGCTCCTGTTCCTGATTGTTTCTATCCTGAACATCGTAGCCATCCGTCGCAAGGTGATGAGCATCTGGCAGCGCAAGGAGTAA
- a CDS encoding DUF3256 family protein: MKKIKYILCACLMMASMGMEAKSMKDLLVSMPDSVVPYLNHNLRLEFAELQEMGVKAEVKNLLGETSVMDTLTADFAQLRTSKSATLQMKKLPSANGDSLLCVVKTFAGVEKESELYLFNQDWQEQDASRIFDGKSLQQLASGLVAKPDTMSEAKFEELKGKIELKIVSALLLQHENSLVVRLALPFVSADDKKAVNAIKVQRKFNWNGKTFKES, encoded by the coding sequence ATGAAGAAGATAAAATATATATTATGTGCTTGCCTGATGATGGCAAGTATGGGCATGGAAGCCAAGTCTATGAAGGACTTGCTGGTTTCGATGCCCGATTCTGTTGTGCCATATCTCAACCACAACCTGCGGCTGGAATTTGCTGAGCTGCAGGAGATGGGAGTGAAGGCGGAAGTGAAGAATCTTTTAGGCGAAACGAGTGTGATGGATACGCTGACTGCTGATTTCGCTCAGTTGAGAACGAGTAAGAGCGCTACTTTGCAGATGAAGAAACTGCCATCGGCTAACGGCGATTCGCTGCTTTGCGTGGTGAAGACTTTTGCCGGAGTAGAGAAGGAGAGCGAACTCTATCTCTTTAATCAGGATTGGCAAGAGCAGGATGCCAGCAGGATTTTCGATGGGAAATCTTTGCAGCAACTGGCTTCCGGGCTTGTTGCCAAACCCGATACGATGAGCGAGGCTAAGTTTGAGGAACTCAAGGGGAAAATTGAACTCAAAATCGTGAGTGCCCTGCTCTTGCAACACGAAAACAGCCTCGTAGTGCGCTTGGCTTTACCTTTCGTGTCTGCTGACGACAAGAAGGCTGTAAATGCAATAAAAGTGCAAAGAAAATTTAATTGGAATGGTAAAACTTTTAAGGAGAGTTAA
- a CDS encoding 16S rRNA (uracil(1498)-N(3))-methyltransferase, translated as MKEVRFFYVPDAATQTELPQEEATHALRVLRIQTGDELFLMDGKGVFYRAEVSLATNKRCIYEVKEVMPQQPAWRGHIHLAIAPTKMMDRIEWMAEKATEIGFDEISFLNCKFSERKVIRIDRIDKIVVSAVKQSHKAWKPVVNELQNFKDFITAPRNGRKFICHCYEEIEKKDFFAEISKSCPADDSAGAAQEGTDDITVLVGPEGDFSIDEVRLALENGYESVSLGTSRLRTETAGLVAVNMCHLARAL; from the coding sequence ATGAAAGAAGTTAGATTTTTCTATGTGCCAGATGCGGCTACACAGACAGAACTGCCTCAGGAGGAGGCTACTCATGCACTCAGGGTTTTGCGTATCCAGACGGGGGACGAATTGTTCCTGATGGATGGCAAGGGGGTGTTCTACCGTGCAGAAGTTTCGCTGGCTACCAACAAACGGTGCATCTATGAGGTGAAGGAGGTTATGCCGCAGCAGCCTGCCTGGCGCGGACATATTCACCTGGCCATCGCCCCGACAAAGATGATGGACCGCATTGAATGGATGGCAGAGAAGGCTACGGAAATCGGCTTCGATGAAATCTCTTTCCTCAACTGCAAGTTCTCTGAACGCAAGGTCATCCGCATAGACCGCATAGACAAAATTGTGGTTTCTGCCGTCAAGCAGAGCCACAAGGCCTGGAAACCTGTAGTCAACGAACTGCAGAACTTTAAAGATTTTATTACGGCTCCCCGCAATGGCAGAAAGTTTATCTGCCATTGTTATGAGGAGATAGAAAAGAAAGACTTTTTTGCCGAGATTTCCAAGTCATGTCCAGCTGATGATTCTGCCGGAGCAGCCCAGGAGGGTACTGATGACATCACCGTGCTGGTAGGACCTGAGGGCGATTTCTCTATCGATGAGGTGAGACTGGCCCTGGAAAACGGATATGAGAGTGTTTCGCTTGGCACCAGTCGCCTCCGTACGGAAACAGCAGGATTGGTGGCTGTCAACATGTGCCATCTGGCAAGAGCTTTATAA
- a CDS encoding MFS transporter: MNLKVRLAVMNFLEFAVWGAYLTSMGNYLGKAGMGAEISWFYTIQGIVSIFMPTLMGIVADKYIQPQRLLGYCHLLAGAAMIGLFGMGQASQTPNEAMFIAVYTFSVAFYMPTLALSNTSAFSILKSNGLDTVKAFPPIRVFGTVGFILTMWIVNCATWDNGSFSFLLSENAHKFQYTHYQFLVSGVLSILLFLYCFSLPACPIVKKETKSWVETWGFDAFKLFKSREMAMFFIFSCMLGMSLQVTNGYATPFITSFKGDPAMLDTFAANNATLLVSISQVAEALCILLIPFFLKRYGIKVVMLIAMMAWVLRFGFFGLGNPAFPGVTFFILSCIVYGVAFDFFNVSGGLFVDQKCDVKVRASAQGLFMLMTNGLGASIGTILAGMLINHYCHWTDDGYLMGDWKTCWFIFAGYALVVAVAFAVLFRPKKEQK, from the coding sequence ATGAATCTGAAAGTACGCTTAGCGGTGATGAACTTTCTGGAGTTTGCAGTTTGGGGAGCTTATCTCACGTCTATGGGCAACTATCTCGGCAAGGCTGGGATGGGTGCCGAGATTTCCTGGTTCTATACCATCCAGGGAATCGTATCTATTTTTATGCCTACATTGATGGGTATTGTGGCAGATAAGTATATCCAGCCGCAACGTCTTTTGGGCTATTGTCACCTTTTGGCAGGAGCAGCCATGATAGGTCTGTTCGGTATGGGTCAGGCTAGTCAGACTCCTAATGAGGCAATGTTTATTGCCGTTTACACCTTCAGCGTGGCTTTCTATATGCCTACATTGGCATTGTCAAATACTTCGGCATTCAGTATATTGAAGAGCAACGGGCTCGACACCGTGAAGGCTTTTCCGCCAATCCGTGTGTTCGGAACCGTGGGCTTCATCCTCACGATGTGGATTGTGAACTGTGCTACCTGGGACAACGGTTCATTCTCGTTCCTGTTGAGCGAGAACGCCCATAAGTTCCAGTATACCCATTATCAGTTCCTGGTATCGGGTGTGCTCAGCATTCTTCTCTTCCTCTATTGCTTCTCATTGCCAGCCTGTCCTATCGTGAAGAAAGAGACAAAGAGCTGGGTAGAGACATGGGGTTTCGATGCCTTCAAACTCTTCAAGAGCCGCGAGATGGCGATGTTCTTCATCTTCTCTTGCATGCTCGGTATGAGTCTGCAGGTAACCAATGGCTATGCCACTCCGTTCATTACCAGTTTCAAGGGCGATCCTGCGATGCTCGATACTTTTGCAGCTAACAATGCTACGCTCCTGGTATCCATCTCTCAGGTGGCCGAGGCGCTCTGCATCCTTCTCATTCCGTTCTTCCTGAAGCGTTATGGAATCAAGGTTGTGATGCTCATCGCCATGATGGCATGGGTTTTGCGATTCGGTTTCTTCGGATTGGGCAATCCTGCATTCCCGGGTGTTACCTTCTTCATCCTCTCATGCATCGTTTACGGTGTAGCCTTCGACTTCTTCAATGTGTCGGGCGGTCTGTTTGTAGACCAGAAATGTGATGTGAAGGTAAGAGCATCGGCTCAGGGTCTGTTCATGCTGATGACCAACGGTCTGGGAGCATCTATCGGAACCATTCTCGCAGGTATGCTCATCAACCATTACTGCCACTGGACAGATGATGGCTACCTGATGGGTGACTGGAAAACCTGCTGGTTCATCTTTGCCGGTTATGCGCTCGTGGTAGCTGTAGCCTTTGCTGTCCTTTTCCGTCCGAAGAAAGAACAGAAATAA
- a CDS encoding DUF4836 family protein has translation MKRLYKSLMFMCLAVVLGLLSSCSGTDYLNAIPKKSTALISVDMQQMASGKSDEDKVGMLKSLLHVEDASKCGIDISEKIFLFESADGNLGLCAKVSDEGDVEDWLASLAKQHIATEVKERKGFHFSVLKNSWLVGFSDQALLVMGPVVADAQAQLQQQMVKYLKADEDEGITASPMFERLETITSPMAMVAQAQALPEKFVAPFTLGTPKDTDPSQVVIAAEMDVKDGILQVKGETFSFNKEIDEALKKAAQTYRPIKGSYVKSMPADALAGIFMNVKGDQFLPMMQSNRSLQTLLMGINQAIDMDNIIRSVDGDMAIVLPSLTDNNMQMTMAAKLSHAKWLGDVDYWKTSCPAGAKIANWGKNAYFYTDGKTSFYFGVTDDKQFFSGSDQLMAQYAVKPSNHPIDAKIQKLIVGQKLAMVINLAKSSDSDGSGKDDAISTVTGLLTPVFGNLTSVVYTLKVKG, from the coding sequence ATGAAAAGATTGTATAAGAGTTTGATGTTCATGTGCTTGGCTGTCGTATTGGGATTGCTGAGTTCATGCTCGGGCACTGACTATCTCAATGCCATTCCAAAGAAAAGTACTGCGCTCATCTCTGTTGACATGCAGCAGATGGCATCCGGCAAAAGCGATGAAGACAAGGTGGGAATGCTCAAGTCTCTGCTGCACGTTGAGGATGCATCGAAGTGTGGCATCGACATCTCAGAGAAGATTTTTCTCTTTGAGAGTGCTGATGGCAACCTCGGACTTTGTGCCAAGGTGAGCGATGAGGGCGATGTGGAAGACTGGCTTGCTTCGCTTGCCAAACAGCATATCGCTACAGAGGTGAAGGAGCGCAAAGGCTTTCATTTCTCTGTATTGAAAAATTCGTGGCTGGTCGGCTTTTCTGATCAGGCACTCCTCGTTATGGGACCAGTTGTAGCCGATGCGCAGGCCCAGCTCCAGCAGCAGATGGTGAAATATCTGAAGGCTGATGAGGACGAAGGTATTACCGCATCGCCTATGTTTGAACGTCTGGAAACCATCACTTCGCCTATGGCTATGGTGGCTCAGGCTCAGGCGCTGCCGGAGAAGTTCGTAGCTCCATTTACCCTTGGTACTCCTAAAGATACCGACCCTTCGCAGGTAGTGATTGCTGCTGAGATGGACGTGAAAGACGGTATTCTGCAGGTGAAGGGAGAAACCTTCTCCTTTAATAAAGAAATAGATGAGGCTCTGAAGAAGGCGGCTCAAACCTATCGTCCGATTAAAGGCAGCTACGTTAAGTCGATGCCTGCTGATGCCCTGGCGGGTATCTTCATGAACGTAAAGGGCGATCAGTTCCTGCCGATGATGCAGAGCAACCGCAGCCTTCAGACCCTACTGATGGGTATCAACCAGGCTATCGATATGGATAATATCATCCGTAGTGTGGATGGGGATATGGCTATCGTGTTGCCTTCGCTTACGGATAACAACATGCAGATGACGATGGCTGCTAAACTGTCGCATGCCAAGTGGTTGGGCGATGTTGATTATTGGAAGACTTCATGTCCGGCTGGTGCGAAGATTGCCAATTGGGGCAAGAATGCTTACTTCTATACCGATGGCAAGACTTCGTTCTATTTCGGTGTGACGGATGACAAGCAGTTCTTTAGCGGCAGCGACCAGCTGATGGCGCAATATGCCGTGAAACCAAGTAATCATCCGATAGATGCAAAGATTCAGAAACTCATCGTCGGTCAGAAACTGGCAATGGTCATCAATCTCGCCAAGAGTTCTGATAGTGACGGCTCGGGCAAGGATGATGCCATCTCTACCGTAACCGGTCTGCTCACCCCTGTCTTCGGAAATCTTACTTCGGTGGTCTATACTTTAAAGGTAAAAGGGTAA
- the ppdK gene encoding pyruvate, phosphate dikinase: protein MNEKRVYTFGNGKAEGNAQMREVLGGKGANLAEMNLIGVPVPPGFTITTDTCNEYYEVGEEKIKELLQDEVMAAVAHTEALMNSKFGSVENPLLVSVRSGARASMPGMMDTILNLGLNDEVAEGLVKKTGNPHFVYDSYRRFVQMYGDVVMGLKPVNKEDIDPFEAIIEKVKEEQGVTLDKDLSVESLKKLVELFKAAIKEQTGQDFPTNPIDQLWGAICAVFRSWMNERAILYRKMEGIPDEWGTAVSVMAMVFGNMGDTSATGVCFSRDAGNGENLFNGEYLINAQGEDVVAGIRTPQQITKIGSQRWAERAGISEEERAAKYPSMEEAMPELYKELDALQDKLEHHYHDMQDMEFTVQEGKLWFLQTRNGKRTGTAMVKIAMDLLHEGMIDEKTAILRCEPQKLDELLHPVFDKLALSKAKVITQGLPASPGAACGQIVFHADDAQEWHEDGKKVIMVRIETSPEDLAGMSAAEGILTARGGMTSHAAVVARGMGKCCVSGAGSINVDYKTKTVEIDGVVYKEGDYISLNGTTGQVYAGQIETKAAELSGDFKELMDLCDKYTKMEIRTNADTPHDAEVARAFGAKGIGLTRTEHMFFDDQKIVAMREMILADSVEGREKALAKLLPYQKADFYGILKAMDGCHVNIRLLDPPLHEFVPHDLAGQETMAKEMGVSVEEIKKRVNSLAENNPMLGHRGCRLGITFPEITAMQTRAILGAACELKKEGYNPCPEIMVPLIGTVQELKQQKAIILATSKEVFAEYGVEVEFEIGTMIEIPRAALTAGQIAEEAQYFSFGTNDLTQMTFGYSRDDIASFLPAYMEKKILKVDPFQVLDQEGVGQLIKMAVENGRATRPNLRTGICGEHGGEPSSVKFCAKVGMNYASCSPFRVPIARLAAAQAAVEE, encoded by the coding sequence ATGAACGAAAAAAGAGTTTATACATTCGGAAACGGAAAAGCAGAAGGCAATGCCCAAATGCGAGAAGTACTTGGTGGTAAAGGCGCAAACCTTGCCGAAATGAACCTGATTGGTGTACCTGTTCCTCCAGGTTTCACCATTACAACAGACACTTGTAATGAATATTATGAAGTGGGTGAGGAAAAAATCAAAGAACTTCTTCAGGACGAAGTGATGGCTGCTGTGGCTCATACAGAGGCATTGATGAACAGCAAGTTCGGTTCTGTAGAGAATCCACTCCTCGTATCTGTACGCTCAGGTGCACGCGCATCTATGCCTGGTATGATGGATACCATCCTCAACCTCGGTTTGAATGACGAAGTAGCTGAGGGATTGGTCAAGAAGACCGGTAACCCTCATTTCGTTTACGATTCATATCGCCGTTTCGTACAGATGTACGGTGACGTCGTTATGGGATTGAAGCCTGTAAACAAGGAAGATATCGACCCATTTGAGGCTATCATCGAAAAGGTGAAGGAAGAGCAGGGCGTTACACTTGACAAGGACCTCTCTGTAGAGTCGCTCAAGAAGCTCGTTGAACTCTTCAAGGCTGCCATCAAGGAGCAGACAGGACAGGATTTCCCTACCAACCCAATCGATCAGCTCTGGGGCGCTATCTGCGCTGTGTTCCGTTCTTGGATGAACGAGCGTGCTATCCTCTACCGCAAGATGGAAGGTATTCCTGATGAGTGGGGTACTGCCGTATCTGTCATGGCGATGGTATTCGGTAACATGGGCGATACATCTGCTACAGGTGTTTGCTTCTCACGTGATGCTGGTAATGGTGAGAATCTCTTTAATGGTGAGTATCTTATCAATGCACAGGGTGAGGACGTGGTAGCCGGTATCCGTACTCCACAGCAGATTACAAAGATTGGTTCTCAGCGCTGGGCTGAGCGTGCAGGTATCTCTGAAGAGGAGCGTGCTGCCAAGTATCCTTCTATGGAAGAGGCTATGCCTGAACTCTATAAGGAACTCGACGCGCTGCAGGATAAGCTGGAGCACCACTATCACGATATGCAGGATATGGAGTTCACCGTACAGGAAGGCAAACTCTGGTTCCTCCAGACTCGTAATGGTAAGCGTACAGGTACAGCTATGGTGAAGATTGCCATGGATCTCCTCCACGAGGGTATGATTGATGAGAAGACTGCTATCCTGCGCTGTGAGCCTCAGAAGCTCGATGAACTTCTGCACCCAGTATTCGATAAGCTGGCTCTCTCTAAGGCTAAGGTCATCACACAGGGCCTCCCTGCATCTCCAGGTGCTGCCTGCGGTCAGATCGTATTCCATGCAGACGATGCTCAGGAGTGGCATGAGGACGGCAAGAAGGTGATCATGGTTCGTATCGAAACATCTCCAGAAGACCTCGCTGGTATGTCAGCTGCTGAGGGTATCCTTACCGCTCGTGGTGGTATGACTTCTCACGCTGCCGTTGTAGCCCGTGGTATGGGTAAGTGCTGTGTATCAGGCGCCGGCTCTATCAACGTAGATTACAAGACTAAGACTGTAGAGATTGATGGCGTAGTTTACAAGGAGGGTGATTATATCTCTCTGAACGGTACTACAGGTCAGGTTTACGCAGGACAGATTGAGACAAAGGCTGCAGAACTTTCAGGCGACTTCAAGGAGCTGATGGACCTCTGCGACAAATATACAAAGATGGAAATCCGTACCAATGCGGATACTCCACACGATGCTGAGGTAGCCCGTGCATTCGGCGCCAAGGGTATCGGTCTGACACGTACAGAGCACATGTTCTTCGATGATCAGAAGATTGTTGCTATGCGTGAGATGATTCTGGCAGACTCAGTTGAGGGTCGTGAGAAGGCACTTGCCAAGCTCCTCCCATATCAGAAGGCTGACTTCTACGGCATTCTCAAGGCAATGGATGGCTGTCACGTGAACATCCGCTTGCTCGACCCACCTCTCCACGAGTTCGTACCTCACGATTTGGCTGGTCAGGAGACCATGGCTAAGGAGATGGGCGTAAGCGTAGAGGAAATCAAGAAGCGTGTAAACTCTCTGGCAGAGAACAACCCTATGCTTGGTCATCGCGGTTGCCGTCTCGGTATCACATTCCCAGAGATTACAGCCATGCAGACCCGTGCCATCCTCGGTGCAGCTTGCGAGTTGAAGAAGGAAGGTTACAACCCATGTCCTGAAATCATGGTTCCGCTCATCGGTACCGTTCAGGAGCTCAAGCAGCAGAAGGCTATCATCCTCGCTACTTCTAAGGAGGTATTCGCTGAGTACGGCGTAGAGGTAGAATTTGAGATTGGTACCATGATTGAGATTCCTCGTGCTGCCCTTACAGCAGGTCAGATTGCAGAAGAGGCTCAGTACTTCTCATTCGGTACTAATGACTTGACACAGATGACCTTCGGTTACTCTCGTGACGACATCGCTTCCTTCCTCCCTGCATACATGGAGAAGAAGATCTTGAAGGTTGATCCATTCCAGGTTCTCGACCAGGAGGGTGTTGGTCAGCTCATCAAGATGGCAGTAGAGAATGGTCGTGCTACCCGTCCTAACCTGCGCACAGGTATCTGTGGTGAGCACGGTGGCGAGCCATCATCTGTTAAGTTCTGTGCTAAGGTTGGCATGAACTATGCTTCATGCTCTCCATTCCGCGTGCCAATCGCACGTTTGGCTGCGGCGCAGGCTGCTGTAGAGGAGTAA